Proteins from a single region of Sphaerodactylus townsendi isolate TG3544 unplaced genomic scaffold, MPM_Stown_v2.3 scaffold_19, whole genome shotgun sequence:
- the LOC125425118 gene encoding speriolin-like: MRRDAGPYFAAPKAPEVVPKSHRGADRQAMSIRVGTSKPPKESKNATMQRIVGEIAFQLDRRILSVIFPDRVRLYGFNVRDIPDKLAQSASDSQSGLTNEQRASYLERYKNLSARLKPLGYDPNIHPSFIEHIVNTYGILRERPDSTGFEADAYNSVEYLRSVVQQMVPEENRADCMMLLNCLHLLSQDDGKPMFIW; the protein is encoded by the exons ATGCGGCGAGATGCGGGACCCTATTTCGCAGCACCAAAAGCACCAGAAGTAGTCCCAAAGTCACACAGAGGAGCTGACCGGCAAGCCATGTCCATCCGAGTAGGCACCAGCAAGCCACCCAAAG AATCCAAAAACGCGACTATGCAGCGGATTGTCGGGGAGATTGCCTTCCAATTGGACCGCAGGATCCTCTCTGTCATCTTTCCTGACCGGGTCCGTCTCTACGGTTTCAACGTCAGGGATATTCCTGATAAACTTGCCCAG AGTGCAAGCGACAGCCAGTCTGGGCTGACCAATGAGCAACGTGCAAGCTACCTGGAGCGATACAAAAACCTCTCGGCCCGGCTGAAGCCCCTGGGCTATGACCCAAACATCCACCCCAGTTTCATAGAACACATCGTGAACACTTACGGGATCCTTCGGGAGCGGCCAGACTCGACTGGCTTTGAGGCAGATGCCTACAACAGTGTGGAGTACCTGCGCAGCGTCGTCCAGCAGATGGTTCCGGAGGAGAACCGAGCTGACTGCATGATGCTCCTGAACTGCCTCCATCTGCTGTCACAGGACGACGGGAAGCCCATGTTCATCTGGTGA